Genomic window (Streptosporangium brasiliense):
GGGATGGACGAGCGCCCGTCCCGCCGGCGGCGGCTGGCGGGGATGTCCGTCGGCCTGGTGTATCTGTGCTTCCCGGTGCTGGACATCGTCAGCGGCGAGCTGACCGGCGCGGAGGCGTTCTGGGGCGCCCTCGGGCTGGCCGCCTACGTCGCCTGCTTCCTCACCACCGCGCTGTCCCCGCGGGAGTACGGCGCGCTGTCCCCGCTGACCTACGGCTTCATGGGCGCCACCACGGTCCTGGCCGTCTGCCTGCCCTTCCTCTTCGGCGGGAGCTGGCTGAGCCTGCCGGTCTACACGACCGTCGTCTACAGCATGGCGCTGGGCCCCCTGCCGGCGACGCTCGCCATGCTGGCGATGGGCACCGTCGTCGTGCTGGCCGGCCTGCTGTACGAGCACGACCCGGCCAGCACCCTGGTGCTCGTCTTCCAGGTCGTCACCCTCGGCGTCCTGTTCATGAGCGTGCGCGGCACCCGGATACTGGTGGTCCGGCTCCGCCGGGCACAGCAGGAGGTAGCGCGGCTGGCCGCGGGCGAGGAACGGCTGCGGATCGCCCGGGACCTGCACGACCTGCTCGGCCACAGCCTGTCGCTGATCGTGCTGAAGAGCGAGCTGGCCGGGCGGCTGGCCGAGAACGGCTCCGAGCGCGCCGTGGCGGAGATCCGCGACATCGAGACGGTGGCCAGGCAGGCGCTGGTCGAGGTGCGCGAGGCCGTCAGCGGCTACCGGCAGCGGGACCTCTCGACGGAGCTGGACGGGGCGCGCGCCGCGCTGGAGGCGGCGGGGACGCAGGTGACGGTCCGGCTCGCCGGGACGCCGCCACCCGGAGTCCTGGACGGGCTGCTCGGCTGGGCGGTGCGCGAGGGGACCACCAACGTCATGCGGCACGCGCGGGCGACCCACTGCGAGATCGCGATCACCCATGACGGGCGGGCCACTACCTTGGAGATCGTGGACAACGGACGCGGGGCGGCGCCGTACGGCCCGGGCAGCGGGCTGAACGGGCTGACCGAGCGGGTGGAGGCGGTGGGCGGGACGGTGTCGGCCGGGCCGCGGGAGAACGGCTTCGCGCTCAGGATCGCGGTCCCGGCGGCCGGGGAGGCGGGGACATGATCCGGGTCCTGCTGGCCGAGGACCAGGCGATGGTCCGCGGGGCGCTCGCCTCGCTGCTGGGCCTGGAGCCCGACATCGAGGTGGTCGGGGAGGCCGCCTCCGGGCCGGAGGCGCTCACCGTGGCGCTCCGCACCAGGCCGGACGTCGCGCTGCTCGACATCGAGATGCCCGGGGGCGACGGCATCACCGCCGGGGCGCGGATCCGCGAGGCCCTGCCCGGCTGCCACATCGTGATCCTGACCACCTTCGGCCGGCCGGGCTACCTGCGCCGGGCGATGGAGGCGGGCGCGGCGGCCTTCCTGGTCAAGGACAGTCCCGCGCGCGAGCTCGCCGCCGCCGTCCGCCGGGTCCGCGCCGGGGAGCGGGTCGTCGACCCCGGACTGGCCGCCATGGCGCTCAGCGCGGGGCCCAACCCGCTGTCCCCCCGCGAGCGCGACGTCCTGGCCGCCTCGGCCGGCGGCTCCACCATCGGCGACATCGCCGCGCGCCTGCACCTGTCGGAGGGGACGGTCCGCAACTACCTGTCCTCGGCCATCCAGAAGACCCGTGCCCGCAACCGCATGGAGGCCGTCCAGCACGCCCAGGCCCAGGGCTGGCTCTGACCCGGACCGGCTCCGCGGGGCCGTCGGGGCACGGCGGCGCGGGCCGGGACGGCGGCGCCGCGCCTCAGGCCGACAGCGCCGCGGCCTCCTCCTCCTCCTCCTCGATCTGCCGGTTCCACTCCTTCTTGGAGGAGCGCCAGGCCTCGTCGTCGCGGCCGAGCCGCCAGTAGCCGGAGATGGACAGCTGCGACAGCGGGATGCCGCGCTCGGTCCGCAGGTGGCGGCGGAGCTCCCGGACGGAGCCGGCCTCCCCGTGGACGAAGGCGTGCAGGGCGCCCGGGGGGAAGTCGAGCCCGCGTACGGCGGCGATCAGCGGCTCGCCGGCCGGCGAGCCGCCCCGGTGCAGCCAGGTGATCTTCGCGTCGCCGGGGGTGTCCAGCGGCTGCTCCTCCTCGGGCCCGGCCACCTCCAGGAACACATGGGCCAGGGCGCCGGCGGGCAGGCGCTCCAGGGAGGCGGCGATGGCGGGCAGCGCGCTCTCGTCGCCCGCCATCAGGTGCCAGCCGGCCTCCGGGTCGGGCGCGTAGGCGCCGCCGGGACCGAAGAAGTGGATCTCGTCGCCGGGCCGCGTCCGGGCCGCCCAGGGGCCGGCGAGACCGCTGTCGCCGTGGTAGACGAAGTCGAGCGTCAGCTCGACCGCCTCCGGGTCCCAGGCACGGACGGTGTAGGTCCGGGTGGTCGGCCACTGCTCGCGGGGCAGGTCGCGCTGGACGGCCGCCAGGTCGAACGGCGCCGGGTAGGTCACCCCGTGCGGGGCGAACAGCAGTTTCACGTAGTGGTCGGTGAACTCGCCCGCGCCGAACCCCGCGAGCCCGTCGCCGCCCAGGACCACCCGGATCATGTGCGGGGTGAGCCACTCCACCCGCTTCACCTCGCCGCGAGTCGTCTTGCGCGCGGGCCGGTCATCTGCCATATGCCACTCCCGATCAACTCACCTTAGGTAACCCTAAGTCGTAGCATACGGGCATTCAGGGCGGCATCGCTCCTGGTGGGCCCGGTGGTCGCTTCCGCCCGCCGGTGCGCTCGCGGGACGGTGCCGCCCGGCCAGGCGCTACCGTGCCTCGGGTGGGACGACCAGCGAAGTTCAGCAACGACCAGATACTCGACGCCGCGGCGGAGCTCGTGGCCGAGGGCGGGCAGGGGGCCGTGACGATCTCGGCGATCGCCGCGAGGCTGGGCGCGCCCAGCGGGTCGATCTACCACCGCTACGCCTCCCGGGACCTGCTGGTGGCGCACCTGTGGATGCGCGCCGCCCGCCGCTTCCAGGAGGGCTACCTGCGCGCGGCGGGGCGGGCCGACCCGCACGCGGCGGCGGAGTCGGCCGTCTCGTACGTGGTCGGCTGGTCGGCGGACAACCTCCGGGAGGCGCGGCTGCTCCTGCTCCACCGGCACGAGGACCTGCTGGCCGCCTGGCCAGCGGAGCTGGCGGGGGACCTGGCCGCCCTGAACGCCGACCTCGCCGCCGCGCTCTCGGCGCTGAGCGCGCGCTATTTCGGCGCGGAGACCCCGGAGAACCTGGAACGGATCACCTTCGCGCTGGTGGACGTGCCGTACGCGGCCGTCAGGAGGCACCTGATCGCCGGCCGTACCCCACCCGCCTCGGCGGGCCGCCTGGCGGTGCTCGCCGCCAGGGCGGCGCTGGACGGGTGATCGCGGAGGTCGATGTCCGGGACGGGGCCGATGTCCGAGACAGGGGAGGGCGCCGTCGAGGCCGCCGGACGGCTCCGCCCGCGACCCGGGCCCGCGGACGGCCTGACCGCCGGTTCCGCGCGGATCACCGGCGCCGCGGAGCGGGCCGGGACGCACGCGGAGAAATCTACAACGTAAAGGCCGTGGCCGGAGGTCCCGCGCGGCCGACTGCCGCGCCGGACCTCCGGGCCCCCTACCGCTCCATGGCCATCTGGCGGATCAGGTCGGCCACCCGGACGATCCCCATGCACCGGCCGACCTCGTCCACGACGACCAGGTCGTCGTAGACGCGCTCGGCGTCGCGTCCGGCGACCTGCATGGCGGCGACGGCGGGGGTGGTCTTGGGGACCGCGCGGACGGAGTCCGCCAGGCGCCCGGCGGGCTTCTTGCCGTGCAGGGCGTGGCCGAAGCGGCTGGCGATGGACAGCAGGAAGCGG
Coding sequences:
- a CDS encoding sensor histidine kinase, which codes for MRINRVFTFGGTGMDERPSRRRRLAGMSVGLVYLCFPVLDIVSGELTGAEAFWGALGLAAYVACFLTTALSPREYGALSPLTYGFMGATTVLAVCLPFLFGGSWLSLPVYTTVVYSMALGPLPATLAMLAMGTVVVLAGLLYEHDPASTLVLVFQVVTLGVLFMSVRGTRILVVRLRRAQQEVARLAAGEERLRIARDLHDLLGHSLSLIVLKSELAGRLAENGSERAVAEIRDIETVARQALVEVREAVSGYRQRDLSTELDGARAALEAAGTQVTVRLAGTPPPGVLDGLLGWAVREGTTNVMRHARATHCEIAITHDGRATTLEIVDNGRGAAPYGPGSGLNGLTERVEAVGGTVSAGPRENGFALRIAVPAAGEAGT
- a CDS encoding TetR/AcrR family transcriptional regulator — protein: MGRPAKFSNDQILDAAAELVAEGGQGAVTISAIAARLGAPSGSIYHRYASRDLLVAHLWMRAARRFQEGYLRAAGRADPHAAAESAVSYVVGWSADNLREARLLLLHRHEDLLAAWPAELAGDLAALNADLAAALSALSARYFGAETPENLERITFALVDVPYAAVRRHLIAGRTPPASAGRLAVLAARAALDG
- a CDS encoding response regulator transcription factor, yielding MIRVLLAEDQAMVRGALASLLGLEPDIEVVGEAASGPEALTVALRTRPDVALLDIEMPGGDGITAGARIREALPGCHIVILTTFGRPGYLRRAMEAGAAAFLVKDSPARELAAAVRRVRAGERVVDPGLAAMALSAGPNPLSPRERDVLAASAGGSTIGDIAARLHLSEGTVRNYLSSAIQKTRARNRMEAVQHAQAQGWL
- a CDS encoding siderophore-interacting protein, translated to MADDRPARKTTRGEVKRVEWLTPHMIRVVLGGDGLAGFGAGEFTDHYVKLLFAPHGVTYPAPFDLAAVQRDLPREQWPTTRTYTVRAWDPEAVELTLDFVYHGDSGLAGPWAARTRPGDEIHFFGPGGAYAPDPEAGWHLMAGDESALPAIAASLERLPAGALAHVFLEVAGPEEEQPLDTPGDAKITWLHRGGSPAGEPLIAAVRGLDFPPGALHAFVHGEAGSVRELRRHLRTERGIPLSQLSISGYWRLGRDDEAWRSSKKEWNRQIEEEEEEAAALSA